The Triticum aestivum cultivar Chinese Spring chromosome 7B, IWGSC CS RefSeq v2.1, whole genome shotgun sequence genome window below encodes:
- the LOC123157922 gene encoding uncharacterized protein, translating into MKAKSLWRSVGTGISDLRHDNMGLLQPGSSSEYGASIWFLWCVSFRTLSSPPLEENPMKAKSLWRSVGTGISDLRHDNMGLLQPGSSSEYGASIWFLWCVSFRI; encoded by the exons ATGAAAGCTAAAAGTTTGTGGAGGAGTGTTGGCACAG GAATATCTGATCTGCGCCATGACAATATGGGCTTGCTGCAGCCAGGCAGTTCTTCAGAGTATGGTGCTTCGATTTGGTTCCTGTGGTG TGTTAGTTTCAGAACCCTATCCTCTCCACCTTTAGAGGAGAACCCCATGAAAGCTAAAAGTTTGTGGAGGAGTGTTGGCACAG GAATATCTGATCTGCGCCATGACAATATGGGCTTGCTGCAGCCAGGCAGTTCTTCAGAGTATGGTGCTTCGATTTGGTTCCTGTGGTG TGTTAGTTTCAGAATTTGA